In Athalia rosae chromosome 6, iyAthRosa1.1, whole genome shotgun sequence, one DNA window encodes the following:
- the LOC110117161 gene encoding uncharacterized protein LOC110117161 — translation MTRGKKGDEDEREEGERGGGGACLNFDDHCVTEPNQDINESLQRSTPLHPDDDQMMDLQHMRRTTPSFCGGRISSDVIDPLDFPCSSGGVQGPVPWDCAASHRPRGPRGPSPRGHVFGDTNHSIRTQGPLSRTSEHHD, via the exons ATGACTCGGGGTAAAAAAGGAGACGAGGACGAGAGGGAGGAGGGCGAGCGAGGCGGAGGTGGTGCGTGCCTTAATTTTG ATGACCATTGCGTGACGGAACCGAATCAGGACATCAACGAGTCTCTCCAAAGATCGACGCCTCTCCATCCTGATGATGATCAGATGATGGATCTGCAACACATGAGACGTACAACACCTTCCTTTTGCGGAG gtCGCATATCCTCCGACGTCAttgaccccctggacttcccctgttcatcagggggagtccagggacccgtcccctgggactgcgcggcctcccaccgcccccggggtcccaggggacccagtccccgaggacatgtcttcggggat ACGAATCATAGTATTCGAACGCAGGGACCACTATCCCGCACTTCAGAACATCATGATTAA